ttcagatattttaatatttgATCAATTAGGCTTCTATTattgaattattctttacctcacgtcagtctcattccaaatgtcgtaaattgttggtctGCTTGAACCCAGCCTTTTACTATAAATCGtacaccaattggcttaatcatttatttactgacTAACTAAATagtcacagaaatgcataaacaaacaaacagatatGTTACTAACAAATGATAGGTAagattccctagtgggctaagccgatatgacggcttggtggacaaagggaagtgggtgtggactgagaaagagtgggaaagacaaaagggatcactacacacagttgataattatattagtTGAAATGCTAATCCTATGCACATGAACAcccactcattcgggaataattgcaaccaatatatatttacgcccatGTGTCTTAATCTTTCCTGTTGGAAtccggtccgtctgctggagagtcagttcatccgagtctctctctctctttctgtttccctgAAGATCAAAGTTTTTCATGGTGAGAATGGATACTACCATTCAGAAATGAtctcatagaatagatgtttcagcAGTTGTCTGTAATCTCGTCTCAGgtttacataatttctagctgcagactagtaattagtatctaagatttgctcttattctgaagggatcgatagtctcagagtttaaccatttccagccgtgtagccaatgctccatgtggtatggttaggaattcaataaCTATTCACAATCACAGCTCACGCTGTTGGTTTGCTTAGTCTAAACTCAAACCTGTGCTACCTCAGTTTACGCCGAGGTATgcgtggtctgaagaggatttcctcaggaggggcttttattcgtaacagtagaaaaggTGGGTCTATGACGcctgatcatgtctgtgctcacggaggcgggccaatgacttagttcaactttaaagggaatacaattctctcaaaTTAAAGGTTCAACATCACATTACaccatttcacaaatagtttgaTCTTTACTCATTGATTGTATACAAGAATTAGAAACAAACCtcataattgagaaatgtacccattcagagatatagttatgtgtgtttcctgtcctctctgaggtcACTAAATGAAACGCTCGTTATAcccgtcccttaagtgtccacggaccattcccacctTCTCACAAGTGGACATTTTCTATCATTttcccattttggggatataGGAGTTCGGCCATGTGAAATCCTATGttcactctgtggtctctctacatgaaaagggggagagagtctcctccaggaatttacgacctgagataacagaacctgggtgtaggagagagtgaggggggagcCATGATTTATACCCAGAAAGGACCACGTCATGACACAACCTAGCATGAGACACTCTCATAAGTATTAAAAGCTCAATCCAGGCACGAGGCACACACAAAAGCATTGACAATCAAGTTGGTCCAATCTTCTATTCTTAAGACATTCCCATGAGTTGTGCATTTGAACCAgtgggggctgctgaggggaTGATGGCTCATAATGGTatcaacacatggaaaccatgtgttttgatgtatttcataccattccactaatttcactccagccattaccacaagcctgtcctccccaattaaggttccaCCAACCTCCTTCGATTTGAACCATGCATTATACGATATACAGTGTaaaatgtaatggacatacacaaaatagtccaaattggtgaagtgaaatgaaaaaagttacttgtttcaaaaaattcaaaaaataaatacatggaaAAGTGGTACGTGCATGTGTTTTcactccctttgctatgaagcccctaaataagatctggtgcaaccaattaccttcagaagtcacataattagttaaataaagtccacctgtgtgcaatataATTGGCACATGATttcagtatatatatacctgttctgaaaggccccagtctgcaacaccactaagtaagcggcaccatgaagatcaaggagctcgccaaacaggtcaaggacaaagttgtggagaagtacagattagggttgggttataaaaaaatatccaaaactttgaacatcccacggagcacaattaaatctattattaaaaatggaaagaatatggcaccacaacaaacctgccaagagagggccacccaccaaaactcacggaccaggcaaggagggcattaatcagagaggcaacaaagagaccaaagataaccctgaaggagttgCAAAGCCGCCACaggggagattggagtatctgtccataggaccactttaagccgtacactccaaagAGCTGAGCTtaacggaagagtggccagaaaaaagccatcgcttaaataaaaaaaattgcaaacacgtttggtgttcgccaaaaggcatgtgggagactcctcaaacatatggaacaaggtactctggtcagataagactaaaattgagctttttggccatcaaggaaaacgctatgtctggcgcaaacccaacacctctcatcaccccgagaacaccatctccacagtgaagcatggtggtggcagcgtcatgctgtcgggttgtttttcatcagcatgcactgggaaactggtcagaattgaaggaatgatggatggcgctaaatacagggaaattcttaggggaaacctgtttcagtcttccagagatttgatgatggaggttcaccttccagcaggacaatggccctaagcatactgctaaagcaacacttgagtggtttaaggggaaacatttaaatgtcttggaatggcctagtcaaagcccagacctcaatccaattgagaatctgtggtatgacttaaagattgctgtacaccagcggaacccatccaacttgaaggagctggagcagttttgccttgaagaatgggcaaaaatcccagtggctagatgtgcaaagcttatagagacataccccaagctgTAATAGCTGTAAAagttggctctacaaagtattgactttgggggagtGAATAGTTTTGCAccctcaagttctgttttttttgtcttatttcttgtttgtttcacaaaaaatattttgcatcttcaaagtggtaggcatgttgtgtaaatcaaatgatacaaaccccccaaaaatctattttaattacaggttgtaaggcaacaaaatagtaaaaatgccaagggggtgagtaCTTTCGCATGCCACTGTACGTAGGCTATTACTGTTAGCTATGTTTGGAGACGGAGTGTCTGTGTTATCATATGGACAATATTGCACAGTGAAATTTAAGGACGTCCATACAGTACCTGCGGCATTGTATGTTATACATCATGACTAACAACATAAGTATTTGGGGAATCAGGAGCAAAAGGGACAGTCTCTCACAACAATTttgctgtatacagtgcattcggaaagtattcagaccccgtgactttttccacattttgatacgttacagcctttttctaaaatggattaaataaaacgttttcctcatcaatcaacatgcaataacccataatgacaatgcgaaaaacaggtttttagacaattttgcaagtgtattaaaataaattttaaaaaatgccttatttacataagtattcagatcctttgctatgagactcgtaaTTAAGATGAGatgcatcctttttccattgatgaaatttgtcacatgtgccgaatacaacaggtacaaaaatgcttacttacaagtccttaaccaacaacgtAGTttaaagaaaatacctaaaaaaagtaagagatgaaaataacaaataattcaagagcagcagtaaaataacaatagcggggctatatacagagggtaccggtgtcgaggtaattgaggtaatatgtacatgtaggtagagttattaaagggactatgcatagataataacagagagtagcagcagcatttcAGAggagggggacaatgcaaatagtgggtagccatttgattagctgttcagcagtcttatggcttgggggtagaagctatttaggaacctcttagacctagacttggtgctccagtaccgcttgccgtgcggtagcagagagaacagtctatgactagggtggctggagtctttgacaatttttagggccttcctctgacaccgcctggtatagaggtggcaggaagcttggccccggtgatgtactgggccgtacgcactaccctaagtagtgccttgcggtcggagaccgagcagttgccataccaggcagtgatgcaacccgtcaggatgctctcgatggtgcagctgtagaaccttttgaggacccatgccaaatactttgtctcctgagggggaataggttttgtcgtgccctcttcacgactgtcttggtatgcttggaccatgttagtttgttgatgtggccgccaaggaacttgaatctctcaacctgctccactgcagccctatcgatgagaatgggggtgtgcgcggtcctccttttcctgtagtccacaatcatctcctttgtcttgatcacattgagggagaggttgttgtccttgcgccacacggtcaggtctctgacctcctccctataggctgtctcatcgttgttggtgatcaggcctaccactgttgtcatcagcaaacgtaatgatggtgttggagtcgtgcttggacGTGCTGTCatgcgtgaacagggagtacaggaggggactgagcacgcatctttacttttactcaagtatgacaattgggtactttttccaccactggtagcCATGCAAAAACCTGTAACTGGAGAGCAACACAGAGTGGAACATGAACTTGATTCTCAACACACTAGTAGGCCTATATGATCCCAAGGGTTAATAATGTATATGTATTTAGAAAAACTGCCAAATGCATTCATTGACTACTGCAAtagctaaatgacgtaaatgtaaatgtatatttctaACTATTGAGAGTTTATCTTGAAACCCAGTATTGTGATATTATTTTGTGTGAACTATCAACATCTCAACACCTGACACACTGAGCTTTTTCCATACACTGCAGTATGCTGCAGGAGTCAAGATATTTACTTTCATTATATGACAGGGACATTTTGTGTCATGTCATGCATAATCGCCATGTGGATTACTGACGATGGTAACTCTGCGACGGTCCCTAAACATTTCTACAAGACCTCTTTCACGACGCCCCCTTCATTTTCTGATGAAATCCTCTTCTGAAAAGTGGGCAGAGTAGTCGACCGACCGTACAAGGAAACGCAACcatgattgtaaaaaactgagaaGTATCGCACTGAAGTATTATAACAAGCTTCTCTATTGAATACTATATTTATCATGCGGTTGCATTCCATGATTTTATTGTAATGAATTGTTGAGCTTCGTTGAAGTCTCGGATCAAGGTTTGCAACTGCGCTGTCGCCGGGTGCTACGTGCGAGAATCTAACCCGTTTTTTTCTCCAACCAAGACCAAAATGGATTGCATATCTTCGTTTATCCTGGATTTCTCCACATGCTATGACTCGCCAAGGCTTTGCTCGCTTTCTACCTTCACTACCCCTGTTTGTACGATGCTTACCGCGCGAAATAAGTCTAACCACCACTCTCAGGAAAATGTCTCCCATACCACGGACAACATGGACGATGGTATTCGCTTGAACAGGAGAGCTAACCGGTATGTATGCTATTGCTAGCCTTTCGGTGTAAGATGATGGATAAGGGACAACAGTAATGGATGTTTCACCTGCAACTATGGACAGTGCTCTGGAGTGCACACCAAGTTATTCTCAAATGTGTCGCTAGCAACTTCCAGCGAAACGAACAGCTCTCAAAATCAAGATTACGTTAGCTAGCCAGGTAACAGCTGTTCAAACTAGCATTATTAGCACTAGTTAGCTAGATAACTAATGTTAGTTCTTGTAATCCTTTATTGCCAGACTAAAGTTTGATTGGCATATTTTATTTTGGCAGTCTAGTTAATACGAGTTATTAATATATTGTAAACTAGCTACTATATGTCAGCGTGTTAAATTGTCCTACACgtgtacgttagctagctaactaaccaaaaagcTTTAACAAACTTCCCAGCAGCAAGCGGTATTCTTGATCGAAACTTTACTAATGTATCTTGCATAGTGACTATTTGTTAGCCACAAGCCAGTATTGAGAATGTTTAGAAACATGAATCGCGAGGAACACTTCTCTGGTGTGAAGACGCCTCCATCCACTCCCGCCGGGCATGGAGTGGCCTCTCTCCGGCTACCAAACCAGGAGCGCTCGTGGATGGGCATGTTCTCCGCGGTTTCTAGGCCTGCCCTGTCATTTCTGCAAAAGTATATACCATGGCGCCCAAGTACTCCTGCCCTGCCTGACAATGTGACAGGGTGGGTCAGTGGGGATTTCAAAGATAACTTTGTAGAGGCAGAAAGCACATTTTTAGGACAACTGGACGACGTCTTGCCTGGAACTCAAAACCATGCACATCACCTATCGTACCTGCAATACCAGCATGGTAGCCCTGGGCTAGCAACGTCAGGTAATAGTACTCCGAGTTGGTTGACAGCAGATTCTCTTTACGAGTTAGGGATTCAAAATGCTGCTGAAATGGACTTAAATATAAGGCAACAAACTCCGGTAGGATACCTCGCAATCGCGAGAGGTTTTCTCAGTCATGTTTTGTTGAACGCAGCGTCGGCTCAGGAAATGAATCACACCGAGCAAGGGCATGTCCTCGGTGGGAACGGTTGGTCATCTGACGCGGTATCAGCCAGGGAAAATAGTACCGCTGGTAACTGGTGGGGTGGGCTTTGGGGAAGCAGTAGCGCTCAAGGGTGGCTGTCAAATTTGTCTTGGAGGAAAGAGGGCACTGGGGCAAACAACAGTAATGGTCATTGTTTTCAACCGGAGTGTGGTACAAAGGCTACAGTTACCAAGCCAACAGGGCTGTTTGTACAGTGTGATGATGGCGAATCAATGGATGGCAAAAGCACTGGCGCCTCCTGCAACAAAGAGGAGCCAAAGGACAATGGAAGCCTTCAAACTGCCACCTGGCCagagtctctctctttccctgacaGTCTCTCCTTAGTTCACCGGGAAACAGTCGGTATCAGTGATCATCTTGTCAGAGTTAGAGCTGTCACTGCCTGCAGTGAGGTGGCAGTTTTTACCCCTGACCAGGATAATGGCTATTCCAGTCTGGAAGAAGAACACTCCACCTCCAGACTGTACATGTTAAGGCCTCCCATTGAAGAGCTACAAGGGATCACAGAGATGAAGGAAGAGACGATCACGTCTGACACACCAACACAGGGGAGCTCTGGAGAGAGTGGGCCAGAGAGGGATGCATCCAATCAGAGAGAAGTGGGTGAGACTGCTGCCACTGGAGGGATGGAATTAGAGGAGGAAGAGATTGAGGACTCTGAGGAAGAGGAAACGGCGGCTGAGGGTCCATCAGTGTCTACCACCGCTCTGCCCCCTTCCACCCCCCAGTGCAGTAACAAGGCCATCGCCTACATCATGGGCAGCCCCTGCAGCGACGACAGCCAATCAGACGACTCACTCAGCGAGGAGGATGACGATGGTTTCGACAGCGAGGGCTCGTCAGAATTCTCCAATTCCGAGTTGTTGGATGAcgatgaagaggaggatgactCTGAGACTGAGAGACTGTGGAACTCACTGTGCCAAAACAGGGACCCCTACAACCCCCAAAACTTCACCGCCCTCCTTAACACCACCCCCAGGACCATCCCCTCCACCTCTACAGCCACCACAGCCTGCTCCCCTCACACCTCACCCCCAGAGCaacctacctctcccctctcctcttcttccccctctcctgcGGAGGAGTTTGGCTCAGAGTCCAGCAGCAGTGAGGTGGATGAGGCTGAGAGCCTGAGGCTGTGGGACTCCTTCAGCACCTCATCAGACCCCTACAGCCCATTCAACTTCCAGGCCCTGCTCAGGACTAGAGAACCAGTCTGGACCAGGGCAAAAGCAGGGACAGGGGCGCGCTGTAAGAAGAGCAGCAAGACAACCCCCCGTCATGGACAGGGCCAGGGACAGAGCCACTCACCCCCCCAGTACAggaaggaggaggcagaggagagactGGACAGTGGCTTCTCAGAGATCCTTCCCACCCCAGAGATCACCACCACGGGCTGCGTCACAGTCAAAAAGGTCAGTATTGGCGACTTTCTGGTAGGCCTAAAGAAAGCGCCACACACCTTGTTATTCATATGTTCCTCATTCTGTTTTTTAAAATGGTAGGTCTATTCTTACATAGTATCAGTCACATTGTCATCCATGGGCATTGGTCACTCACCTGACTGTGGTAAAATGTGAGAACCTGGCAATGACCCCTAAAATGATTGCTCTTCCCACTCAGCAGTTAACTGCTGGAGGCTGTTTGTTAATGAGTAGCTGAAGAGGAAGCATTGTTTTTTCTCCTGTGGTGTACTTACATACTGCATCGACATAGTCTGACGGGGCCAGCGGGTTTTCCTGACCCCATGACTGACGGGATGTGACCAGAGTTTTTCTACATCACTTCGGCTCACGTGGTCTGGAAAGACATGTACATTCATTAAAAAATCAATAATAATTGGAGCTCATCGTTCAAACTTCTTATCCGACGTGGTTATCACACAATCTTTGAGTTGGGTTGTTGTGGGAAAATTCATACTCTACCACGTTCTCTAACTGATGGATTTTGAACTTTGGAGTCTATTACTTACTCACTCAGCGTACTGAAAGGGGAAGAGGGACTGACTTTGCATTAGCTGTTCTGTTTTTATGCGTTACTATTACTGTCTGACTGTGCGAGTGATGGAAACCTATGCAACAACCCTTTCCCCCACTCTCCTTTGATCAGCTGGTGTTAGAGTCCCATATTTGTACCAGGGAGACCAGAGTCTGTGAGGCTGAGTGCACTTAGTGAACCTCTACAGCTCTGTATAatgtaataaaacatttttcaTTATAGACATTCCCATTGAAATGTGCTGTAATGCTATGACTGACCAGTCATTCATTGGGCTGTAGCTAAAGCAGCATATTGACCGCTGTTAGACAGATGTGAGTGAAGGCTGTAGCTAAAGCAGCATATTGACTGCTGTTAGACAGATGTGAGTGAAGGCTGTAGCTAAAGCAGCATATTGACTGCTGTTAGACAGATGTGAGTGAAGGCTGTAGCTAAAGCAGCATATTGACTGCTGTTAGACAGATGTGAGTGAAGGCTGTAGCTAAAGCAGTGGTAATACAGTAGCAGTACATTGCTGTCAGCTAGAGCTGTGACTCGTGCCTGTCCCAGTCAGTGGAATGGAAGATAATCACTATGAGTGTAGACCTAGTCATCCATGAGCACAATCCCACGGCTGTCTTTGATATAGTCCAGCTGTATTTTCCATGCCCTTTGTATTACATTATCCCCCATTAGGAGCACACAACTACCATGTTACTTAGCAACGGTGATAACTGAGCGAGAAGGAAATCGAATTTCTCTGAAGGccttatatatttttatttctctGGCTCGGTGCGCTGGCTCATAACGTTCTTGCAACGCTTCCACAACGTTCTCCTAACCCTTCTGCCCATGCTGAGCAGATTTCAGTGTCTTCCGTCTGTAATAACCTCCACTCTGATAGTGTATGATGGTACTGGTAACCTCAGTATGCTGCTGCTTATGGAGATTTATTGTCTCTGTGATGATCCATCACACAGCTGATTTTCCCCCCTCTTTTTTTACTTTGCCTCTGCTTGTCTCTGCCCAAACGGTTGCAGCTCTAGACGTGTAGTGTTGCCTCCCAGTGATGAGCGATGGGTATAAATCTCAATCATTAGGCTTAGAGGGCCTAGTTGAGTTTCTTCAATGGATTGAGTGAAATTTGGGAAAAATGCAGAGAGCTGTGGAGCAAGTgtttttcattgtgtgtgtgaatgtcagGGTTAGGACTACCGTTTAAAATagaagtctttttttttttgacaTAATTGTAGGTTTGATTTTGGATGCTTTATACACTGCAGTTTCTCCTTTCAGAATATTGAGGTAATATTGAGTTGACCTAGTTTTGTCAAGCTGAAATGTAGTCTTGTGAGTTAGAATGTACACAGAAGTGAACTTTACATCTGGCCTGCAGGTGTTTCAGTGAGAAGGTTCTAGCCTGGTGATGtatgtagttctctctctctctccaggtgggtTTCCGTGATGAGGTGGATGAGTTCTACGCCAGCGAGGACGATGAGGACAGGCGTGGGCCGTGGGAGGAGCTAGCCAGAGACCGCTGTCGCTTCCTCCGCCGTGTTcaggaggtggaggagcgcatcGGCTACGTGTTCAGCTCCACCTTCCGCCTCACTGTCTGCCAGAGACAACAACACCACagctgacccctaacctctgacccctacaaCACAACTGATCATAAATCCTGTTTCTCTGTGACCCTCGAACAGCCCTCACTGTCCCTAAATCCTATTTTCAACAGACTGCATCAGAACTTCTTAGTCTTCTCCCCTACCcagtgaccccccccccaactCCCAAACCTTCAGACTGGATGTGTAGGAAAGACCACATCAGAGCTGTTGACTAGACCAGTGGTTTCCAAACTGTGGGTCGGGACCAGGGGTTCAGGTGGGTTGCTTGTGCGTTAcaaaaaaatatactttttagATGTGTTTTTGGGATGGAAAAAAGCTTTCTTCCTTAAACAACTAAATAGAAAGTGCGTACAAAAGATAATGGtcctatattttttttcttctcataaaTTAGCTTGAAATATCATTTTGAATTTCAGcttcagtaaaaaaatgtgtagttacaggaaataagctttaaaactgcaacatttttacTTCTACTTTGGTCTGTGCATGTTTTTTTTCACCGTTCAAGACACCTCAATTTGTGGAagtaaaagtttgggaacccctggacTAGATGACATCccctcacacccctctctctcctgaccCCTTACTGTCAGTCTGGGGTGTTGAAGACCTGGTAATACAGAGTTTCTTCCTGCCCGCTTCCTGATCGTTTGCTGTTTTGTTTGAATCACAGTGGAGTGATTACCTAATTTAGGATATGATTAAGGGCGACTGCATATTGCTAACTAGGAGGTATACAGGTAAAGGTAGAAGGGCTTACTGGTTCCAGTGGGACAAACCCAGTCTAACACAGAGCAGCGATTCTGCTGAGCTGTTTGCTCAGTAACCTGACTGGAAAACAGAACTCTACACAAGACACTTCAGCCAAAAGTGTCTTTATATTTCATTTTAAAATTGGTTTTATTATTTTGTCCCGTTGATTTAAACTGCACTTTTGGTGTTGCTCCGTCCTTCTCTCTGACACATCCATCTGGGTCTCTGCTCTCAGTAGTGTTCTCAGTTCCTGAACCCAGGAATGGTCAGTATTTAAGAGGTTCAGTATAGTCCTACTCAGCACCCACAGCCAAATCTCACACTGCTCTCCGGAGCTGGATTGGGTTTAAGAGCTTTTGTTTGGAAAGCAAACTtttatttttaatgtttttttgtctccttttttttttttatatgttaTCTTCCTGTAAACCATGACATGCAGAGTACACATTGACAgtgttgtatttgatttgatcctAAGCAGGGGTTGTAAACCTACAGTATGATGTGTAAAACACTCCTCAACTGTATTGGTGGTTAGTGTTAAAACTAAgcctgtgtttgtgttgtgtaggTGTAGTGTCTTCCTGGTTTCAATCATTtcgcaggaccgagtttgggaaagccTGATTGAGCAGTCGCTCTTATTGAGAGTGACTTACAGGTATTTATTGCCAAACAAGCAGGTATTTCCAGTGAACAGTCAGTAGAGATCCTCTGACTATTTCTGGGCTGAAGTGAAGGCTATAAGGATTAAGTGGAAGTATGTGCATGATCCTTGTCTTAAATGGCCTCCTTTCCTCTATCTACTTCCCTCATTGTGGTTCCTAGAATAAACAATTGCTTTAATCTATCTACAATTTGCACCAATAGACCTTCAATAATGCTTTCTCAAATGTAAAGCTTGCATCCATCAATGGTCATCTTGGAAAGGAGATGTGTTAAGGAAGCTAAGACCTCTAGTTATTTTACATTTTAAGTGCTTTTCGTGAGACCCAAAGTCACTGAACTTATAAACCTCTTACCCCTACTATTTAACCCTGTGACGCTTGTACGGCCCCAGTGTTGTGTATCTATTGTTGAGGGGTTAGTGTCCCTGCTGTGGATAAAGGGTTAACCTCTGTTGTGACCAGGTGGAAAGAAAGCAGGGATGTGAAACACACGTTATTCTGAAGTGATTCTCAGAATGAAAAAAATCCAATATGAAAGCTGTGCTCGGATCTGAAGAATGGAACTCTTTAACTtggtgttattttagtcagtACAATTAACatgaaattgttttatttttgtaaaacatTTTAGGATGAGTTAGTTGCTCTGCATAActtatacattttgaattcatatTCATTGGAAATAAATCAATATTGAATTATGAATGAGGTTTGTCTTGTTTCTTGCCCCACATTTCCCAGCAAATAATTGACAGGTCTTAATTTGTTTGACTGTTCATGATCTCTTTTAATCTGGTTCGGGCGCAACACCGGACTGGAGGGAGGGTTGTGATGATCGTCATAAAAGGGCACTTGTCCCCAAACTGGTACTGCACCATtaaacagtgtacaaaacattaagaacacctttcttttgccctcagaacagcctcaattcatgacggcatggactccacaaggcgTTAAAAGCATTctacaaggatgctggcccatgttggctcCAATGCGTCCCACTGTTGTGTCAAGGTGGTTGGATgtactttgggtggtggactattctctCTCGATAtcaacaggaaactgttgagcgtaaaaatacaaaaacagaaacaGGGGAGTTGcagttgacacaaaccggtgtgcctggcacctacaataccccgttcaaagacgctgaatcttttgtcttgtcgccatgctatgctgttgtcttaggtttctttatgtagtgttatggtgtGTCTCTTATTGTGATgtctgttttgtcctatatttatatttttaaatcCCAGCcactgtccccgcaggaggccttttggtaggccgtcattgtgaataataatttattcttaactggcttgccttgttaaataaaaacacattcaccctctgaatgacacacatacataatccatgtctcaaggcttatgaatccttctttaaccggtctcctcccccttcatctacactgatgggagtggatttaacaagtggcatcaataatggatcattgctttcacctggtcagtctgtcatggaaagagcaggtgctcctaatgttttgtacactcagtgtagctaGGTTCCTCACTAGCTACCCCAAACACAAAGTTATAAAacac
The sequence above is drawn from the Salmo salar chromosome ssa22, Ssal_v3.1, whole genome shotgun sequence genome and encodes:
- the ppp1r15b gene encoding uncharacterized protein ppp1r15b, with protein sequence MFRNMNREEHFSGVKTPPSTPAGHGVASLRLPNQERSWMGMFSAVSRPALSFLQKYIPWRPSTPALPDNVTGWVSGDFKDNFVEAESTFLGQLDDVLPGTQNHAHHLSYLQYQHGSPGLATSGNSTPSWLTADSLYELGIQNAAEMDLNIRQQTPVGYLAIARGFLSHVLLNAASAQEMNHTEQGHVLGGNGWSSDAVSARENSTAGNWWGGLWGSSSAQGWLSNLSWRKEGTGANNSNGHCFQPECGTKATVTKPTGLFVQCDDGESMDGKSTGASCNKEEPKDNGSLQTATWPESLSFPDSLSLVHRETVGISDHLVRVRAVTACSEVAVFTPDQDNGYSSLEEEHSTSRLYMLRPPIEELQGITEMKEETITSDTPTQGSSGESGPERDASNQREVGETAATGGMELEEEEIEDSEEEETAAEGPSVSTTALPPSTPQCSNKAIAYIMGSPCSDDSQSDDSLSEEDDDGFDSEGSSEFSNSELLDDDEEEDDSETERLWNSLCQNRDPYNPQNFTALLNTTPRTIPSTSTATTACSPHTSPPEQPTSPLSSSSPSPAEEFGSESSSSEVDEAESLRLWDSFSTSSDPYSPFNFQALLRTREPVWTRAKAGTGARCKKSSKTTPRHGQGQGQSHSPPQYRKEEAEERLDSGFSEILPTPEITTTGCVTVKKVGFRDEVDEFYASEDDEDRRGPWEELARDRCRFLRRVQEVEERIGYVFSSTFRLTVCQRQQHHS